Proteins from one Dromiciops gliroides isolate mDroGli1 chromosome 6, mDroGli1.pri, whole genome shotgun sequence genomic window:
- the COMMD8 gene encoding COMM domain-containing protein 8, with amino-acid sequence MEAEEELSLRGLEKLPAELGPKLLHKVIDGVCGRAYPQFKDYDNIWDSTEWTNVLEDISKFFKTVIGKNKDFEKVIEQLNHLSSDHQNTIMKCLKSRKDEIRKALLGEIIAISSAQLQDFDWQLKLALSSDKIATLQVPLLNLDLDVKENGDVKQYSVEMNKEELQNLINSLEAANKVILQLK; translated from the exons ATGGAGGCGGAAGAGGAGCTGTCCCTGCGGGGGCTGGAGAAGCTGCCCGCAGAGCTCGGGCCCAAG CTCCTTCACAAAGTAATTGATGGTGTTTGTGGCCGTGCTTATCCTCAGTTTAAGGATTATGACAACATTTGGGATTCAACAGAATGGACTAATGTCCTGGAAGATATTTCCAAGTTTTTCAAAACTGTCATtggtaaaaataaagattttgaaaAG gtGATTGAGCAGTTGAATCACTTAAGCTCGGATCATCAGAATACAATCATGAAGTGTTTGAAAAGTCGAAAAGATGAAATTAGGAAAGCTCTCTTAGGAGAAATAATTGCCATTTCCTCTGCCCAGTTACAGGATTTTGATTGGCAGTTAAAG ctTGCTCTCTCTAGTGATAAGATTGCCACATTGCAAGTGCCACTTCTGAACCTTGATCTAGATGTAAAGGAAAATGGTGACGTTAAACAATATTCTGTTGAAATGAATAAAGAAGAACTTCAGAATTTAATAAATTCGTTGGAAGCAGCTAATAAG GTCATCTTGCAGTTGAAGTGA